CAATAAACCTTGAAATAAAGCTTAAATCGCAGAGAAACCCTAGTTTTGTTCTTTCGTAGATTTTAAAAGACCCCGTTTAATCGTTTATATGGTACTCATGTACGGAGTAGTATACTCAGGCTTCTTTTTGGGCCTCTACTCCTAACCGAGTCTGGATCCTccagatttttaaaaaaaaactctacaaggtagaatTGTTTTAAAACTATACGGAGTACGTTTTATAACTAACGGCaatttttgtgtaagaccgccttattgcaatttttgtgtaagaccgccttattaaaaacattattttgattgcttaactaattagttatagacttatagtacttaactaattaattacattgcttaactaatttgttttagtgcttaactaattgttttaagtgtttaactaattggttttattgcttaacttatacgaCACCcatgtggtcttttgtgtaagaccgccttatttAAAAGtttgtataaaattaatgactCGTATTAGTGGGAAGGGAAATCAGAGGTGGATATATTAATGAGAAAAGATAGGGGATTTTAGAAATATACTATATGACCAATTGAATTTTTATTCAATAGTTGATATTGCTTAAACTCTACCTTTATAGAGTTACTAGGTTTAAGTCCCGTGCACGGATGTGAAAATGGCATAGTTAACTTATCCAAGTAATGACCCGGGCATCGCTCTAGCCCAAAAAATAGTTTTATACTAAAACTAAATGGCAAATTAGGAGTAACTCCCTAAACTTATAATTTGATATTTTATCTCCTATTTTTCGACATGGGACAACTTACAGTTGGGTAACAGTTGAATTTCATGTGATAGAGGAAGTAAATAGATTCAAGGATATATTACAATATCAGGAAAAGAATCACAAGAAGCAAACACCCTAGTAGGggaggttgttttttcgcatatcggatatgtgtggaaacacacatattagctaaaagacaaatagctaaaagataaaataggaagtaccattctgtaaaaaaaaaaaaaaaaagtaccattctgtaaaaaaaaaaaagtaccattctataAAAAATAgtatcattctgtaaaaaaaagtatcatttttgttttaaaaagtaccatttaatttcttttttgtcatttttcctattttgtcttttgctatgatatgAATTTGCAAGCGCATATCtaatatccgaaaatacttcctcctaGTAGGGACTTGTATGGCATCATCATCATGTCAATCATCATCAACCAGTTGATTTCCGTTTATACTTTCGTATCATATCTCAATTctcaaaacattaaaaaaaaaaaagttggacGTGTATGAGGGTTCATATTACATAATTACATCACAACACCAATTATTAGTATAAGATTTGTACATGTATCACAACCTCACTCGAAGCACTTTGGGGTTTCTTCTCGAACCTATACTTTCAAGGGGTTTTGTCTGCTATCTCAGACCGGGTTGACCCAAACATGGTTCTAGACCATACTACGTGTAACACTCCTTTGTACAAACTGCAAGTTAGCGTCTCACAAGTCACACAGCTAGCTCAACCAATGTATACATAAATAACCAATCAAATCaatcaaacccaaaaaaaaaaaaaaaaaaaatcctcaaaatcaaggcccttttgtatgaaAGTTTCAATCATGTTGTTCCAGATCAAACTCACAAAGGAGAAGGGAACGAAGAAAGCAAGGTGGTTCCGGTACTCGACGAAGGCGGTCCGAGTTGATCCTCATCATCACCAATATTGTTAAGAGTTAACCCTTCAACTTGATCCCAAAACAACAAACTTGGACAACCTTGTGACTCAATCATCCCCCATCCATTAACACTCATCATTTGATCATCATGATCATGATGATCGTCGTGACGTGGCAAACATTGATTGACCGCCGCCATCCGATAATGATGATGTTCTTGGTGATCAATACCTCCTCCACTTGTACATGATTGTGCCTCAATTGGAACCATGCTCTCCATACTATCTACCAAACTtggcatatagttactattgttGTTATTATCGTTAGTAAAATCAATTCCATGGCCACTAATTGTAGTACTTATAGTACTAGTGGTGCAATTAGTAAATATTGGCATATTATTAGAAGTATTGGTGATATTAGTAAATATTGGCATGTTATAAGAATTCCAAACTTGTTGAAGATCAGATGTGCTTAACCCCATTGCATTGCTACTAGTAATACTGCCAATGGGGTCGATTGGGGTGCTTGTGTCAAACATGAACATAGGGCAAGAGGAAGGGATTAGGGTTGTGTTATTTTCTTGCATGGGTAGTATTGATTCCTCCTTTATGGCCCCATCTAATTGATTTACCTCCTGAATCGGGTCGGATCCAAAGCTGATGATAAACGGGTAATTAGAGGGGTTAGTGGCTGCATGGGCC
This Spinacia oleracea cultivar Varoflay chromosome 6, BTI_SOV_V1, whole genome shotgun sequence DNA region includes the following protein-coding sequences:
- the LOC110784911 gene encoding transcription factor MYB3, whose translation is MGQHSCCNQQKVKRGLWSPEEDEKLMRYISTHGYGCWSEVPEKAGLQRCGKSCRLRWINYLRPDIRRGRFTPEEEKLIINLHEVVGNRWAHIASHLPGRTDNEIKNYWNSWIKKKIRKRTCSSPSVTTTTTTTTTTTSVEAHAATNPSNYPFIISFGSDPIQEVNQLDGAIKEESILPMQENNTTLIPSSCPMFMFDTSTPIDPIGSITSSNAMGLSTSDLQQVWNSYNMPIFTNITNTSNNMPIFTNCTTSTISTTISGHGIDFTNDNNNNSNYMPSLVDSMESMVPIEAQSCTSGGGIDHQEHHHYRMAAVNQCLPRHDDHHDHDDQMMSVNGWGMIESQGCPSLLFWDQVEGLTLNNIGDDEDQLGPPSSSTGTTLLSSFPSPL